In Carassius auratus strain Wakin unplaced genomic scaffold, ASM336829v1 scaf_tig00215844, whole genome shotgun sequence, the following are encoded in one genomic region:
- the LOC113096016 gene encoding zinc finger BED domain-containing protein 4-like: MLVKWKIPKSNVHVVLRDNASNMKKAMDEMDVASLGCFAHTLQLVVHEGLLSQRSVSDALANGRKIVGHFKHSPLATTRLEEIQKDLQMPTKRLHQDVATRWNSTYYMVESLLEQKRSISAYGADHDLPVTLTSYQWALLEKIIIVLAPFEELIRQISSSTSSAAEVIPSVTVLKRLLARENEGDTGIKTMKTTLLEAVQKRFKTIENEPLYAVATLLDPRFKDRYFTGADSNKNAKDALTQEVEKMEAALLSRTTPEGAETVPENPHKAPRLEAQPDSSSSRKSSLKGLFEEILQEHDEERGASSTSTQVQNQIQTYLTEQTVPRSDSPFQYWGVNQIRFPTLAATAAKFLCAPCTSVDSERLFSVASNIIDARRNRLGGERAEMLIFLKKNLPLLLKL, from the exons ATGCTAGTAAAATGGAAAATCCCCAAGTCCAACGTTCATGTTGTTTTGCGCGACAACGCTAGCAACATGAAGAAAGCCATGGACGAGATGGATGTAGCAAGTTTGGGATGCTTCGCCCACACTCTCCAGCTGGTGGTGCATGAAGGACTACTGTCACAGAGAAGTGTGAGTGATGCACTGGCGAATGGTAGGAAGATAGTCGGTCATTTCAAACACTCGCCACTGGCTACTACACGCCTGGAGGAAATTCAAAAAGATCTCCAAATGCCCACCAAACGTCTGCACCAAGACGTAGCAACACGATGGAACAGTACCTACTATATGGTCGAAAGTTTACTGGAGCAGAAGCGGTCAATTTCAGCATATGGAGCTGACCACGACCTGCCAGTGACCCTTACATCTTACCAGTGGGCTTTACTGGAGAAAATCATCATTGTTCTGGCACCATTTGAAGAACTGATCAGACAGATTAGCTCCTCCACCTCTTCTGCAGCTGAAGTCATTCCCTCAGTCACAGTGCTGAAACGCCTGCTTGCTCGGGAGAACGAGGGGGACACGGGTATAAAAACCATGAAAACAACCCTTCTTGAGGCTGTCCAGAAAAGATTCAAGACCATCGAGAATGAGCCCTTGTATGCAGTTGCCACTCTTTTAGACCCACGATTCAAAGACAG ataCTTCACAGGAGCAGACAGCAACAAGAATGCCAAGGATGCTCTGACCCAAGAGGTGGAGAAGATGGAGGCAGCGTTACTGAGCAGGACCACACCTGAGGGAGCAGAGACAGTGCCAGAAAACCCCCATAAAGCCCCACGTCTGGAAGCACAGccagacagcagcagcagcagaaagagCAGCTTGAAAGGCCTGTTTGAGGAAATCCTGCAGGAGCATGATGAGGAACGTGGGGCAAGTAGCACTAGCACACAAGTTCAAAATCAAATACAGACATATTTGACAGAGCAAACGGTCCCACGCTCAGACAGCCCATTCCAGTACTGGGGAGTCAACCAAATTCGTTTTCCCACCCTGGCTGCCACTGCTGCAAAGTTTCTCTGTGCTCCTTGTACCAGTGTTGACAGTGAGAGACTGTTCAGTGTAGCATCCAACATTATTGATGCAAGAAGGAACAGGCTAGGAGGAGAGAGGGCAGAAATGCTCATCTTCTTGAAGAAGAATCTGCCTTTGCTCTTGAAATTATGA